A window of Syngnathus typhle isolate RoL2023-S1 ecotype Sweden linkage group LG9, RoL_Styp_1.0, whole genome shotgun sequence genomic DNA:
GCAGCGTAGGTGACCACAAGCACACACTCACCTACACAAGCGATGAACCTGCCAGGTTGCTTCAGAGAGTCCATAAAACAGAGACATTGGAAAATTATCgaaacagaccaacacagaaAAATACATATTTGAACTCTTATTACAGTGACTTTGGTGGGATAATGCAGAGAGTCACAGATTGCTATGTAGCGATCAACTGATATGAGCACCATGCTTCCTATTGAGGCAGACGTTATCGCGTAATTCAGAACATAATACACAACGCATATCAGGTCACCAAAAAACCAACAACCGTCAAGAAGGAAAATCTGAAACAAAAAGAGGAAGCCCACCAAGAAATCCGAGGTAGCCAGCGAAAGCAGCAACAGGTTTGTGGGAGTATGTAGTTGCCTAAACAAAGAGACATTCGCGTTATAATTTCTGGATTTGGACATAAGGCATAACAGTGCAAGTGGAAAAGAAGCACAATGCATCACTTGAAGTGAGAGATGGAAATGATGACCAGCAGGTTCAGAGTGACGGTGATCAGAGAGATGGCAGACAGCAGGATGGAGGAAAGAGCGACGGTCGAGGGATCACGCTGTGTCC
This region includes:
- the LOC133159932 gene encoding trace amine-associated receptor 4-like, producing MMTMQEQGKLCFPLLANTSCRRTQRDPSTVALSSILLSAISLITVTLNLLVIISISHFKQLHTPTNLLLLSLATSDFLVGFLFLFQIFLLDGCWFFGDLICVVYYVLNYAITSASIGSMVLISVDRYIAICDSLHYPTKVTVIRVQICIFLCWSVSIIFQCLCFMDSLKQPGRFIACVGECVLVVTYAAGMTDLIFSFIGPITVIAVLYMKVFVVAVSQVRAMRSRVGRVTLRGKTIMSSELKAARTLGVVVVVFIVCIMPYFCIAISGQDIMLNASSSAIIICLFYFNSCLNPLIYAIFYPWFRKAMKLIVTLQILKFDSSQMNIM